A DNA window from Procambarus clarkii isolate CNS0578487 chromosome 3, FALCON_Pclarkii_2.0, whole genome shotgun sequence contains the following coding sequences:
- the LOC138368790 gene encoding girdin-like, whose translation MNFEEKLREMHLPTIEDRRVHRHLKAEEKQESKEQITKESEEVASTEKEDKGSDIDSDAVETKEDLEQLILLEDFKEGLSRDLKTYLEEQQVESILAESPDSSPNKEHEVDTPRVIAEPRGSVMRNVGRPVGGRADTIFDVRTALLGLGVGLVEAYASASLLHQSASLLHQSASLLHQSASLLRQSVSLLHQSASLLRQSASLLRQSASLLRQSASLLRQSASLLRQSVSLLRQSASLLRQSVSLLRQSASLLHQSASLLRQSASLLRQSASLLRQSASLLRQSASLLRQSASLLRQSASLLRQSASLHH comes from the exons atgaattTCGAAGAaaagctgcgtgaaatgcacctcccgacaatagaagacagaaga gttcaccggcatttgaaggccgaggagaaacaggaaagcaAGGAACaaattacaaaagaaagtgaggaagtagcttccactgaaaaagaagataagggcagtgacattgacagtgatgcag tggagaccaaagaagaccttgagcagctcatactgttagaggacttcaaagaaggTTTGTCTAgagatctgaagacgtacttagaggaacagcag GTCGAgagtattctagcagagtctcctgattcttctcccaacaaggaacatgag gttgacaccccccgcgtgattgctgagcctagaggtagcgttatgcggaacgttggtcgacctgtcgGTGGTAGAGCGGacaccatcttcgatgtacgaacagccctgttgggactaggtgtgggcctagtagaggcgtatgct agtgcctcgctgctgcaccagagtgcctcgctgctGCACCAGAGTGCTTCGCTgctgcaccagagtgcctcgctgctGCGCCAGAGTGTCTCGCTgctgcaccagagtgcctcgctgctGCGCCAGAGTGCCTCGCTGCTGCGCCAGAGTGCCTCGCTGCTGCGCCAGAGTGCCTCGCTGCTGCGCCAGAGTGCCTCGCTGCTGCGCCAGAGTGTCTCGCTGCTGCGCCAGAGTGCCTCGCTGCTGCGCCAGAGTGTCTCGCTGCTGCGCCAGAGTGCCTCGCTgctgcaccagagtgcctcgctgctgcgccagagtgcctcgctgctgcgccagagtgcctcgctgctgcgccagagtgcctcgctgctgcgccagagtgcctcgctgctgcgccagagtgcctcactgctGCGCCAGAGTGCCTCGCTGCTGCGCCAGAGTGCCTCGCTGCACCACTAG